A section of the Malania oleifera isolate guangnan ecotype guangnan chromosome 2, ASM2987363v1, whole genome shotgun sequence genome encodes:
- the LOC131148268 gene encoding uncharacterized protein LOC131148268 — MGASSEDEIDTYRLLRGIACQVREEMRRDFGGTSYPPVHQSCTINQFTHLKPSSFEGGTNPIKAEMWMQEMEKILVVLNCTEEQKVLFATFKLVGEAERWWHAMKLLEEQRVVPIAMTRVILSRSSMTNIFLPPLEMQRWKNFFSLTQGRFTIQQYAARFLELSRFAPSVIQEFTELVEKATVAEFSLQRSTEAFERRKRPASPRSQSNVKKGLWRGDRDVLGQGSERKDQGRQGDSSRPHCPRCNQRHWGECRGRSVICYRCGKQGHIARECREPPSNALVPNQNQN, encoded by the exons aTGGGAGCCTCCAGCGAGGACGAGATTGACACCTATCGGCTATTACGAGGAATAGCTtgtcaggttagggaagaaatgagacggGATTTTGGGGGAACAAGTTATCCACCAGTGCACCAGAGTTGCACTATTAACCAATTCACACATCTGAAACCCTcgtcttttgagggtggcaccaATCCAATaaaggctgagatgtggatgcaagaaatggagaaaattttGGTAGTATTAAattgtactgaggagcagaaggtcctctttgccacctttAAGCTGGTCGGAGAAGCCgaacggtggtggcatgcgaTGAAATTGTTAGAGGAACAGCGGGTGGTACCAATAGCAATGACCAGGGTCATTTTAAGCAGGTCTTCTATGACCaatattttcctgccaccactAGAAATGCAAAGGTGGAAGAATTTTTTCAGCTTGACTCAGGGACGCTTCACTATTCAGCAGTACGCCGCTAGATTCTTGGAGTTGTCTCGTTTTGCACCTTCtgtg ATTCAGGAATTCACGgaattggtggagaaagctacggTGGCAGAGTTTAGTCTACAGAGGAGTACAGAGGCTTTTGAGCGAAGGAAAAGGCCTGCGTCTCCACGATCCCAATCAAATGTCAAGAAAGGGTtgtggaggggagatagagatgttTTGGGCCAGGGGTCAGAGAGAAAGGATCAGGGACGGCAGGGTGATTCGTCACGTCCCCACTGCCCTAGGTGTAATCAGCGACATTGGGGGGAATGCCGAGGCAGGAGTGTTATATGCTACAGGTGTGGCAAACAGGGTCACATTGCTCGGGAATGTCGGGAACCGCCAAGTAATGCACTTGTACCAAACCAAAATCAGAACTAA